The Aethina tumida isolate Nest 87 chromosome 5, icAetTumi1.1, whole genome shotgun sequence genomic sequence GTCTTTAATATAGTAGTTaccctaaaataaaaaacaacaataaagaaATCAAATATCAGTGAATCAGAGTAACAAACCTTTGGAATTGGACAAGTACCAGGAAGGATTTTGGCAATCCTGAACAACTCATTCCCAAATGGGCCTAAGAAGGTCTTGACGAAGTAGCACATGCCAAACTTCCCTTCTGAAAACTTGTCGAATTTCTTGTCATCCCTCGACACATAAAACACCAAATTCGCCTAAAATTGGTCACATTTATTAAAGGGAAGTGgtgtaaattgaaaaatttgttaatacaaCAACATTATCGCCCCAGGGCTCAGTTATGGTGATGTTGGCAGTCAAATGCTGGAAGCCCCCCTTGTTGGTGACAGAGGCGTAAAATTTCGTCTGGTAATTCTTCTCCAATTCACACATTTCCGCCTTCCTGATGATCATTTGTTTCATCGCCAACTGGAGAACTCACGAACGTGTATGAGATTAAAATACATCAACTGGCACGATCAAACTTACGGACGACGTGGCCAAAATGAGTGAAATTAGCAAACGTACCACCAACATGTCACCGACACGAaccatttgtatttaaatggtACAAAACTCGTAACAATGGACCTCTAatctgattaaaataatatcatgcGAGACTCAT encodes the following:
- the LOC126265562 gene encoding uncharacterized protein LOC126265562 — encoded protein: MVRVGDMLVVRLLISLILATSSLAMKQMIIRKAEMCELEKNYQTKFYASVTNKGGFQHLTANITITEPWGDNVVANLVFYVSRDDKKFDKFSEGKFGMCYFVKTFLGPFGNELFRIAKILPGTCPIPKGNYYIKDYKLDFRTILVAEVLPIGTFRVIGHNVEKSSGRTLVCYNLEMEVIKSN